In Bacillus sp. KH172YL63, one genomic interval encodes:
- a CDS encoding di-heme oxidoredictase family protein — protein MKKLIGYAAAFLLAGTLVACSVQTITDDKPSFDSVRKEAVNSDNILQNQEGTKLYVANLDANTVSIVDQAGRKVEREIPVGREPVQVALSPDEDRLYVSCRYDNRIDVISLKEGKVIDSYEVGSEPFGLTTSQDGKTLYVSNFRESTIMLIDVASGEVTDTIPVHDRPRTLALTADGKKLYIPHYLTGEISVMDTEKKKVMKTIKLADSPDVSDRKKSQGIPNTLEQFVIAPDGKTAWVPHLVTNVDTAIHFEETIFPAISIIDLEKDVEIVDKRKELFDEINVLDSKNETMIVSNPYDIAFQNDGSKAYAIMSGSEDLVVFDLKRGGNATQILRRIDGDNPRGIALSKDGETLFVHNAMSHDIATIDSGGASTHSRARKLDDNLSLIEKDPLDPQVRKGKTIFYSANSDEFEADITGNNWMSCASCHSDGEINGLTLMTGKGQRNVPTNTRTAETGLFLWDGSRDDFTDYLLTVQGEMGGMMDYEPGEALPPEVEKMYDDLFAFLKEPTSFPVPQSPYKEDGALTASAKEGKALFEGKASCISCHSGSQFTDSVKAVDDDGKLTTDITAYLHDIGTSNQYDVSSKGDARAKFTNPRDGLSFDTPSLVGVWATAPYFHDGSAATIQESIERHQYEEKAELSKIEMSKIADYVRSLD, from the coding sequence ATGAAAAAGTTGATAGGATATGCAGCGGCGTTTCTCTTAGCAGGAACGCTTGTTGCATGTTCCGTTCAAACCATAACCGATGACAAACCAAGCTTCGATTCAGTAAGAAAAGAAGCTGTGAACAGCGATAACATCCTTCAAAATCAAGAAGGCACAAAACTGTATGTCGCCAATCTTGATGCCAATACGGTTTCCATAGTGGATCAGGCGGGCAGGAAGGTAGAGAGGGAGATTCCGGTCGGAAGAGAGCCGGTGCAGGTGGCACTATCACCTGATGAAGACAGGCTCTATGTATCTTGCCGCTACGATAACCGGATCGACGTCATTTCCCTGAAAGAAGGGAAGGTCATAGATTCCTATGAAGTGGGCTCTGAACCGTTTGGGCTCACAACCAGTCAAGATGGAAAAACCTTATATGTGTCGAATTTTCGTGAAAGCACCATCATGCTCATTGATGTGGCAAGTGGAGAGGTGACAGATACGATCCCCGTCCACGATCGCCCGAGGACGCTGGCATTGACAGCTGACGGCAAAAAATTATACATTCCCCATTACCTAACCGGGGAAATATCGGTTATGGATACCGAAAAGAAAAAAGTGATGAAAACAATCAAACTGGCAGACTCGCCTGATGTATCAGACCGGAAAAAAAGCCAGGGAATCCCGAATACGCTTGAACAATTCGTGATCGCCCCTGACGGAAAAACGGCATGGGTCCCGCATCTTGTGACCAATGTAGATACGGCCATTCATTTTGAAGAAACAATCTTTCCCGCCATTTCAATTATCGACCTTGAAAAAGATGTGGAAATAGTGGATAAGAGGAAAGAACTCTTTGATGAAATCAATGTACTCGATTCCAAAAATGAAACTATGATCGTGTCTAACCCATACGATATCGCCTTTCAAAACGATGGTTCAAAGGCATATGCCATCATGTCGGGAAGTGAAGATCTGGTCGTCTTCGATCTAAAGCGGGGAGGAAATGCGACCCAGATCTTACGGAGAATCGACGGGGATAATCCCCGGGGAATTGCATTGAGTAAGGACGGGGAAACCCTTTTTGTCCATAATGCCATGAGCCATGATATTGCAACCATCGATTCAGGTGGTGCATCCACCCATTCAAGGGCGAGGAAATTGGACGACAATCTATCCCTGATCGAGAAAGATCCCCTTGATCCACAGGTGAGAAAAGGGAAAACGATTTTCTACAGTGCCAACAGCGACGAGTTTGAAGCAGACATCACAGGGAACAACTGGATGAGCTGTGCCTCTTGTCACAGTGACGGTGAAATCAACGGATTGACCCTGATGACCGGAAAGGGCCAGAGAAATGTCCCTACAAACACACGGACCGCCGAAACCGGCCTGTTCCTGTGGGACGGGAGCCGGGACGACTTCACCGATTATCTCTTGACCGTCCAGGGGGAAATGGGGGGCATGATGGATTATGAACCAGGTGAAGCATTGCCTCCGGAAGTCGAGAAGATGTATGACGATCTGTTCGCCTTCCTGAAAGAGCCGACATCTTTCCCTGTACCCCAAAGCCCGTATAAGGAAGACGGGGCATTGACAGCTTCTGCTAAAGAAGGAAAGGCTCTGTTTGAAGGGAAAGCATCTTGCATCTCCTGCCACAGCGGGAGCCAGTTCACAGACAGCGTAAAAGCGGTCGACGATGACGGAAAGCTGACAACGGACATAACCGCATACCTTCATGATATCGGGACGTCAAATCAGTATGATGTCTCATCAAAAGGGGACGCACGGGCAAAGTTTACCAATCCGCGGGATGGATTAAGCTTTGACACGCCAAGCCTTGTCGGCGTCTGGGCCACCGCTCCCTACTTCCACGACGGAAGCGCCGCAACAATCCAAGAATCGATCGAACGTCACCAATACGAAGAAAAAGCAGAACTAAGCAAAATCGAAATGTCCAAGATCGCTGATTATGTGCGGTCGCTGGATTGA
- a CDS encoding acyl-CoA thioesterase, which translates to MAHSAERSRTVQTKLVLPPDTNHMQTIFGGKVLSYIDEIAALSAMKHSSSVVVTASIDSVDFLSSATVGDALSLEAYVTSTGRTSMEVYVKVHSTNLVTGVKTLTTESFLTMVAVDEEGKPKPVPKVIPQSDEEKRLHRTAPLRKEHRKNRALIL; encoded by the coding sequence ATGGCTCATTCTGCAGAACGTTCGAGAACCGTCCAAACCAAGTTGGTGCTGCCTCCGGACACCAATCATATGCAAACCATCTTTGGAGGAAAAGTCCTTTCCTATATTGACGAAATCGCGGCATTATCCGCCATGAAGCATTCCAGCTCGGTCGTTGTCACGGCATCGATCGATTCAGTCGATTTTCTGTCATCTGCTACCGTGGGTGATGCCTTAAGCCTGGAAGCCTATGTCACTTCCACTGGGAGAACCTCCATGGAAGTGTATGTGAAAGTACACTCCACCAACCTGGTGACAGGTGTCAAAACATTGACAACCGAATCATTCCTCACGATGGTCGCCGTTGATGAGGAAGGAAAACCGAAACCCGTCCCGAAAGTCATCCCACAATCGGACGAAGAGAAAAGGCTCCACAGAACGGCCCCGTTGCGGAAAGAGCATAGGAAGAACCGGGCACTTATTCTATAA
- a CDS encoding zinc ribbon domain-containing protein, with the protein MKTYKKCQSCSMPMKKAEDRGTEASLEVSPMYCKHCYQEGKFQQDVSVDEMKAFVKGKCIEMGVPSFLSGMFVRNLHKLERWK; encoded by the coding sequence ATGAAAACATATAAGAAATGCCAAAGCTGCAGCATGCCTATGAAAAAGGCGGAAGACCGTGGAACAGAAGCGAGCCTTGAGGTCAGTCCGATGTATTGCAAACATTGTTATCAAGAAGGGAAGTTTCAACAGGATGTTTCGGTTGATGAAATGAAAGCATTCGTCAAAGGGAAATGCATAGAAATGGGTGTGCCGTCTTTTTTATCAGGTATGTTTGTGAGAAATCTCCACAAACTTGAAAGATGGAAGTAA
- a CDS encoding AraC family transcriptional regulator, translating to MLYSEQQRQINKVVHYIDHHLTEDLSLTRLAEVSTYSSYHFQRLFKEIIGETPAGYVKRIRLELAAHMLIYEPQLGVTDIAMSCGFSSLSYFTYSFNAYFKESPRSWREGAYLERFPREYFNRKKSKLFSTKTKEPDQKESYNEFKWLELSKVKTVGFPECDTVNRYHQGSYIDAIPETWQELYRWGNARNRMNETSFIFGVPKSNPYITPPEKSRYECRLAVSDLDPAEGEDLVHFPGGLHVVYEFDEPVGYEERGMLIECYSELYSYWLPQSGYRYLGNPVELIIFDTKKGTLEVDCRIKAIALAIEPN from the coding sequence ATGTTGTACAGTGAACAACAGAGACAAATCAATAAAGTAGTCCATTACATAGATCATCATCTGACAGAAGACCTTTCTTTAACACGATTGGCAGAGGTCTCTACTTATTCCTCCTACCATTTTCAACGTTTGTTTAAAGAAATCATCGGGGAAACGCCGGCAGGATATGTGAAGAGAATCCGATTGGAGCTCGCTGCACATATGCTCATTTATGAACCGCAGCTTGGGGTTACAGACATTGCCATGAGCTGTGGTTTTTCTTCCCTCTCCTATTTCACTTACTCATTTAACGCATATTTCAAGGAGAGTCCAAGAAGCTGGAGGGAAGGAGCGTATTTGGAACGGTTTCCCCGGGAGTACTTCAACCGCAAGAAATCTAAACTTTTCAGCACAAAAACGAAAGAACCTGATCAGAAAGAATCTTATAATGAATTTAAATGGCTGGAGCTATCGAAAGTGAAGACGGTTGGTTTTCCGGAATGTGATACCGTCAATCGTTATCATCAGGGCTCGTACATCGATGCGATCCCGGAAACGTGGCAAGAGCTGTACCGCTGGGGGAATGCCAGAAATCGGATGAACGAAACTTCGTTCATATTCGGTGTCCCGAAGAGCAACCCTTATATCACCCCGCCGGAAAAAAGCAGATATGAGTGCCGGCTGGCGGTCAGTGACTTGGACCCGGCAGAAGGAGAAGACCTTGTGCATTTTCCAGGCGGGCTGCATGTGGTATATGAGTTCGATGAACCTGTGGGCTATGAGGAGAGAGGCATGCTGATTGAATGCTACTCAGAGCTTTACAGCTACTGGCTGCCGCAAAGCGGGTACAGGTATCTTGGTAATCCGGTTGAACTCATAATCTTTGATACGAAAAAAGGGACCCTTGAGGTTGACTGCAGGATTAAAGCGATCGCTTTGGCCATTGAACCGAATTAA
- a CDS encoding DUF1761 domain-containing protein has product MMFDVNVSAWIAGAVLYMVYGGIYYSILLGKKDQAQGGAVKYVVAVLVAFISSFSVGLLIQMTGGENAAEGALVGGIIGLLIGLVYLKNALFGMITRRMFIVAIGDHLVIFTLLGTLHGLFL; this is encoded by the coding sequence ATGATGTTTGATGTGAATGTGTCCGCTTGGATAGCGGGAGCCGTGCTGTATATGGTGTACGGGGGAATTTATTATTCGATATTACTGGGGAAGAAAGACCAAGCGCAGGGCGGTGCGGTCAAATACGTGGTTGCCGTGTTGGTCGCCTTCATCAGTTCATTCTCAGTCGGCCTGCTTATACAGATGACAGGAGGAGAGAATGCCGCTGAAGGAGCTTTGGTTGGGGGAATCATTGGCCTGCTTATCGGGCTTGTTTATTTGAAAAATGCACTGTTTGGCATGATCACCAGACGTATGTTTATAGTCGCCATAGGTGATCACCTCGTCATTTTTACGCTGCTTGGAACGCTGCACGGATTATTTTTATAG
- a CDS encoding flotillin family protein: protein MLESLSVIGFLIFLIPILIIAAIVGVAYYFWMRFRYRTAKSNQALIITGPKLGDPEKESNIFTDQEGRSMKIIRGGGYRLRRFQTSTPVNLTSFQLKLSTPRVYTNGGVPIVADAVAMVKVADTLNGIANYAEQFLGKDQKEIEDEIIEVLGSNLRAILSKMTVEDINSNREKFNADVSEIAQQQLDLMGFKITSLGLTDIRDADEENGYLKNLGRPRIAEVRKQAEIAEANTERETRIHRAQTDQEAKEEEYKRQITIAESKKEKDIKDAAFKEETERARAKSEQSYELERAKLAKEVKEEELTLQFLERERAVKLEAEESKVRKTKADADYYETTRRAEAEARKSEIDGEAKAKIRREEGSAEADVIRERGKAEAESRKLLAEAMEKHGDVIITEKLIEMLPIFAEKIAQPLNNIDSVKIIDSGNGQGVPSFGKSITRTMLDMQEPLREMTGIDVGELLKSYAGRANERPYQPAISESADNEVAATTEEQEKEPVEAGQGK, encoded by the coding sequence ATGCTAGAATCATTGAGTGTGATCGGATTTTTGATTTTCCTGATTCCGATCCTTATTATTGCGGCGATCGTAGGGGTGGCGTATTATTTCTGGATGAGATTCCGCTACCGTACTGCGAAGTCGAATCAGGCACTGATTATCACAGGACCGAAACTTGGGGATCCTGAAAAAGAATCGAATATCTTCACCGACCAGGAAGGCCGTTCGATGAAAATCATCCGCGGCGGTGGTTACAGATTAAGACGTTTCCAGACGTCCACACCTGTCAATCTTACTTCCTTCCAATTAAAATTATCGACTCCGAGAGTCTACACGAACGGCGGGGTGCCGATCGTCGCTGATGCGGTGGCGATGGTGAAGGTTGCCGATACGCTGAACGGAATCGCAAACTATGCCGAGCAGTTCCTTGGCAAAGATCAAAAAGAAATTGAAGATGAAATCATCGAGGTACTCGGAAGTAACCTCCGGGCGATCCTTTCGAAGATGACGGTTGAAGACATTAACAGCAATCGAGAAAAATTCAATGCCGATGTATCTGAAATCGCACAGCAGCAGCTTGATTTAATGGGCTTCAAAATCACGTCACTGGGTCTTACCGACATTCGGGATGCCGACGAAGAAAATGGATACTTAAAAAACCTTGGGCGCCCACGTATCGCAGAGGTTCGCAAGCAGGCTGAGATAGCGGAAGCAAACACAGAGCGTGAAACTCGTATCCACCGGGCCCAGACCGATCAGGAAGCGAAGGAAGAAGAATACAAACGTCAAATCACGATTGCAGAATCGAAAAAAGAAAAAGATATCAAAGACGCTGCTTTCAAGGAAGAAACAGAGCGGGCAAGGGCGAAATCCGAACAGTCATATGAACTGGAAAGGGCAAAGCTTGCCAAGGAAGTAAAAGAAGAAGAATTGACCCTTCAATTCCTTGAGCGCGAACGTGCCGTCAAATTGGAAGCGGAAGAGTCCAAGGTACGTAAAACAAAAGCAGATGCAGATTACTACGAAACAACACGCCGGGCAGAAGCAGAAGCCCGGAAATCGGAAATTGATGGGGAAGCGAAAGCGAAGATCCGCAGGGAAGAAGGTTCTGCCGAAGCAGATGTCATCCGTGAACGTGGTAAAGCAGAAGCCGAATCCCGCAAGCTCCTGGCAGAGGCAATGGAAAAGCATGGAGATGTCATCATCACCGAGAAGCTGATCGAAATGCTGCCAATCTTCGCAGAGAAGATCGCCCAGCCGCTTAACAACATCGATTCAGTCAAGATCATCGATTCCGGAAATGGTCAGGGTGTGCCTTCCTTCGGGAAAAGCATCACGAGAACGATGCTCGATATGCAGGAACCACTCCGTGAAATGACTGGCATTGATGTAGGCGAATTGCTGAAGTCGTATGCAGGCAGAGCCAACGAAAGACCTTATCAGCCGGCCATTTCCGAGTCGGCAGACAATGAAGTGGCAGCAACGACCGAAGAGCAGGAAAAAGAGCCTGTGGAAGCAGGTCAGGGGAAGTAA
- the ade gene encoding adenine deaminase — MGTKKETLKKKIAVANKTIPADVVIKNAKIIDVFNLSIIEGDVAMTDGMFVGIGEYEGREVIDAKGRYMSPSFIDAHVHIESSMVPPSEFAKVVMPHGVTTVITDPHEIGNVAGEKGIQFMLDDSEGIPLDVFIMLPSCVPATPFEHSGATLSASDLKPFYEHERVLGLAEVMDYPSLQKGDDHIVDKIIATTPSSPHMDGHLAGLDSNAINVYRAAGIRTDHECTTVSEALERLQRGMYVLIREGSVAKDLASLIGVVNERNARRCLFCTDDKHLDDLIEEGSIDHCIRLAIAEGLDPLLAISMASLNAAECYGLLQKGAIAPGFEADFIFLDDLETLDISEVYKAGRQVAFHGHWVGGEIKKQQPSRTLTSTVKIPDITEQDLMIPIGPSHSAHMIEIIPNQLSTIKRTDTMQVDGGNFIPSTTEDQLKMVVVERHKLTGHIGLGIVKGFRLKEGAIATTIAHDSHNIVASGTNDADILKAISELEGMNGGLVMVKDGKVLSSLPLPIGGLMFDGSYKDVAAGLQQLKRGFGELGFRGDFNPFLTLSFLTLPVIPELKLTDMGLFDVKEARHIEVAVVE; from the coding sequence ATGGGTACGAAAAAAGAAACACTGAAGAAAAAGATTGCAGTTGCAAATAAAACCATCCCGGCGGACGTCGTGATAAAAAATGCAAAAATCATCGATGTGTTCAACCTATCCATCATCGAAGGGGATGTGGCGATGACCGACGGCATGTTTGTCGGGATCGGCGAGTATGAGGGCAGGGAGGTCATCGATGCAAAAGGACGGTATATGAGCCCTTCTTTCATCGATGCCCACGTCCATATCGAATCCTCGATGGTCCCTCCTTCTGAATTCGCAAAAGTCGTCATGCCTCATGGCGTCACGACGGTCATCACCGATCCACACGAAATTGGGAATGTAGCCGGTGAGAAAGGCATCCAATTTATGCTGGACGATTCTGAAGGCATACCGTTGGATGTGTTCATTATGCTCCCGTCCTGTGTGCCTGCCACTCCCTTTGAACATTCAGGTGCCACGTTATCCGCAAGCGACTTGAAACCCTTCTACGAGCATGAACGTGTCCTCGGTCTCGCGGAAGTCATGGACTACCCTTCCCTGCAAAAGGGCGATGACCATATCGTGGATAAAATCATCGCCACCACACCGTCCTCCCCTCACATGGACGGGCACCTGGCAGGACTCGACTCCAACGCCATCAATGTATACAGGGCTGCTGGCATCCGGACCGATCATGAGTGCACGACCGTGTCTGAAGCGTTGGAACGCCTCCAGCGGGGGATGTATGTGTTGATCCGTGAAGGCTCTGTTGCAAAAGACTTGGCTTCACTCATCGGCGTCGTGAATGAACGAAATGCCCGGCGATGCCTGTTCTGTACCGATGACAAGCATCTTGACGACTTAATCGAAGAAGGAAGCATCGATCACTGCATCAGACTGGCAATCGCCGAGGGGCTTGATCCATTATTGGCGATATCCATGGCTTCCCTCAATGCAGCAGAATGCTATGGTTTACTTCAAAAAGGGGCCATTGCCCCCGGATTCGAAGCCGATTTCATCTTCCTTGATGACCTTGAAACACTGGACATTTCCGAAGTCTATAAAGCCGGCAGACAAGTCGCCTTTCACGGGCATTGGGTAGGCGGGGAGATCAAGAAGCAGCAGCCTTCCCGAACCCTTACATCCACGGTGAAGATCCCGGATATCACAGAACAGGACCTGATGATACCGATTGGTCCTTCTCACTCAGCTCATATGATTGAAATCATCCCAAACCAGCTCAGTACGATCAAACGGACTGACACTATGCAGGTGGATGGCGGCAACTTCATCCCTTCTACGACAGAGGATCAGCTGAAGATGGTTGTCGTTGAAAGACATAAGCTGACCGGTCACATCGGCCTTGGTATCGTAAAAGGGTTCCGCCTGAAGGAAGGAGCCATCGCCACGACCATTGCCCATGATTCCCACAACATCGTGGCTTCAGGTACGAATGATGCCGATATCCTCAAAGCGATTTCTGAGCTGGAGGGAATGAACGGCGGTCTCGTGATGGTCAAGGACGGAAAGGTCCTCTCATCCCTTCCTTTACCGATTGGGGGATTGATGTTTGACGGATCGTATAAAGATGTGGCTGCAGGCCTTCAACAATTGAAGCGTGGGTTTGGTGAATTGGGGTTCAGAGGGGATTTCAACCCGTTCCTAACCCTCTCTTTCCTTACACTGCCGGTTATTCCAGAGCTCAAGCTGACCGATATGGGGTTATTTGATGTGAAGGAAGCGAGGCATATTGAGGTCGCGGTTGTAGAGTGA